The DNA window GCCCATGCAGCTTGCGCGAGGCGCCGCTCATGGGGCAGTCCAGCCCCCGGCGCACGAGCCAGTGCTCGATGGCGGCGACCGTGAGTCCGCGCAGCCCCACGAACGTGATGGGGAGGAGGTGGGGCGGCGGCGCCTCGATGATGAGGTCTCGTGGGAAGGTCGTGGGAGGAGGCAGGCCACTGAGCGCGACGGCCTCCTGCAGCCAGGATTCACTCATGGGTCGTCCGGGTCGTCTCGCGTTCGGTCACGGGCCGCCATCTGGCGCGGGAGGGTGTCGCGGCGCGACTCGGCGTCGCTTCCTCCTCGCGAACACAAATCATTCATCACCTCGCCATGCCGAATCACCCGGATGAGCGCCGAGAGATCCACTGCAAAACGTTTGGCGATGCGGGAGGCATCCGCGGCGAAGGCTTCACCCTCGGGGCGCCGGCACAATGCCAGCCATTGGAGCGTCTCTCGGGAGCACCCCAGCTCCGCTTGGAGTGCCTCCTCGGTGCACTGCTCCACCTTGCGGTAGTTCGCGAGCACGCGACCGAGCGCCCAGTGTTGGGTTTCGCTTTTCCGCGCGGCGTCCGCCAGCCAGTCAGGATTCGTCATCGCGGTCCTCTCTTCCCAGGCGTACCACCCGCTTCATGACCCGGTCGCGGTGGCGTTTGACCTCACGCCGCCGCTCAAGTTCAGGACCGGGATGAAGCCTCAGCACCACCGCCATCTCCTGGGTGGAGCTTTCCCCCAGGAGCACGTCGCGCAGGAGTGCCCAATCCCTCTCGGGCATTCGAGGAGGCGCGAGTTTCTTCACGGCCTGGCTGGCTTCCACGTAGTGCTCCATCACCTCATTCGGGGCCCGGGCCTGGAGTTCGACGACGCCCGCGAACTTGAGTTCTCGCTGACCCCGCGCCGTGTTCTTTCTCCACTGGTCCAGGACCTTCTTCTTCGCGGCCTGGGTCAGGTACGCACCCAGGGACGTGCCGCGGCTGGCATCGAAACGTTCAGGGGTGGCCAGATAGGGCATCAGCGCGTCGATGGTGGCGTCGTAGGCGTCATCGGCCGAGCAGGAGAGGTGGTGCTCGAGGGCCTTGCGAATCGGGTCCACGAAGGCTCGGAGGACCTCCGTGGTGGCCACGGGGTCTCGCTGGAGCATGCGCTCGTGAAGGAGGCTCGCCACCGTCCGTGACGGATATCTCATCGCCACTCCTCGCCGGGTTCACCCGCCCGCGCGTGGGCGGGACGTGTCTGGAATGCTCCTTCGCGGCGGACGCGGGGAGTTCGACATGGGCGTCTTTCGGGCATGTACCCGGCAGGTTGCGGCCGAACGGCCCGCGTGTCTGTCCCTCGCGGCGGGTAGCACCGAAGGGCAGGGCGCGAGCACGGCATACCTCTGTCAGGGGAAAGACAGACGCGGCACGGCCGTGCACTGTGGTGACCTGGCCCCCGTGGACTCACGGGGGCTGGGAAGCCATTTCGCAGCGGGGGAGCCCATGAGATGCGCGTCGTGGTTATGCTGGCTGGGAGCGCTCACCCTTCTTGGGGCGTGCGGTGGATCCTCGTATCTCCGGGATGGCAATGGCACCTACTACGGCACAGAGGTTCGCAATGGTCGCGACATCACCTGGGTCCGTGGGCCGTGGCCCGCAATCATCTCCTCGACCGCTGTCGACAGCATCATTGACCAGCTGTGCGCTCCGCTGATGGAACTGCCAGCCGCCGCGCCGCCTCGAGGGGAGTACGGCCAGGAATACTGTGGCGTCATCTATTCCCAGGCCGGCCGCTACTACGCTTCCTGGCCCGCTGCCATCGAGACCCAGAGACTCAATGCGGACAACTCGGACTACAAGGACTGCCGCACGCCGCTGAAGGTGATGGATGAGCGAGGGCGGACTGCAACCCTTGCGGACTATCACACCCACCCGTGGCGCAACTCCCGATTGTCCCCGTGGGACCGCTCGGAGTCGCACCAGCGCTACTCGTTCCGCATCCAGATGGATCCTACCTGCACGGTGCAGATGTACGTTCCGCATGCAGGCGAAGCTCGCCCAGGGGAAGTCTACGAGCGACGAGGCAGCAAGTGGGTACTCATCGGGCACGTCGTGAACAAGGCGACAGGCACCATCCAATCCATCCCGGAGGCGAGTCCATGATGCGCTCTTCTCTGTTGTTGTTGTCGCTCGGCCTGCTGAGTGGCTGCTCTCTCTTTCAGCGCTCGACACACGCGCCCCACGCATCGCGGGAAGAGGCAGATCGGTACGTCTTCCCGAGCGTCACCTTCGAGGCGGGGCGCACCACCGTCCTCGGAGGCGACGTCGCGACTGCGATTCAGCTCGCGATGGACGACTTCCTGCCCCTGGGCCGTAAGCCCCCGAAAGACGCAACGCCACTCCAGACATGCCTCTACAGGCGCGACATCTACGAAGTCATGGTGGAGCCTCAACCCGATGGAATCATCCTTGTCGCAATCGCTCCTCATCGGGAGCGTTGCGATCCGAACGATGATTCCAACGACACAGGTGGCATCTACGCCGTGGACCCGAAGCGCGGCCTCATCATCGCGGAGCAGCGGTAGGGTGAACCGAACTCCGATGAACCGTGCCATGGCGAAGCGATACTTCAAGCTCACCGATGACCTCGACCTCCCAGGGCGCTGGGACCTCGGGACACCCGTGGATGTCCGAGGTCAGGAACTGGGCTCGCGCGTGCTGCTGCGCGGCGAACCCGTTCGCGTGGAAGGCATGCCCCGCGTTTCGATTGTCCAGCCCGGCGATCCCCTCGACTTCTCGCTCGCGGACATCGGGACTGTTCCCGTCGTGTCGCGGAGGGTCGCCGATCTCTGGGCCCTGCTCGCTCCTCAGGATGCGCTGGGAATCAGGTCCCGTTTTCACCACGCATGCTGTCGCGGCGTGAAGGGGCCCACACGATGCGAGTAGCAGGGCGCGGCGACGTCGGTGTTGAAGCCTGACAACTCGCAGGCTTCGAGGTTCCGATGTCGCGCTACCCCGTCGTGCTTCCCCTGGCATTGCTCTGTTTCTCCCTTGCGTGCGGCAAGGATGAGCCCGGGGGAGGTGAACATCCCTCGCCCGACGAGACTCTGGAGGGGACCTGGCGCACCGATGGATACGGGCTCGCGGTCCGGTTCCAGGGGAAACACGTCGAATTCTTCGAGACGACTTCCGCGAGCTGCCTGCCGTGGTTGTCGGGAGACCTGGTGGACGGGACACTCCCCGAGGCGGGTTTTCACTTTCGTCTCGCGGACCACCGTCTGTTGATCGAGGACCCCGGCACGGTTCATGTCACCGGTCAGCGCGCGCCCTTGCCGGAAGACTGCTCGAAGCCGGTGTCACAGCCGAATGATCCGGTGCTCAACTTCGAGATCTTCTGGCGCACCTTCGCCGAGCAGTACGCCTTGTTCGACCTGTACGGCGTCGATTGGCAGGCGCGCTATGCGCAATTCCGGCCGCGCGTCACGGCGACGACGACGGACGTCGAGCTCTTCACCCTCCTGTCCGAGATGCTCACGCCCCTCACCGATGGACACATCCGTCTCGTCGCGGGCGATGAGGTCTTCAATCCCAAATCGCTTCCCGCCGACTTCGAGGAGCACTTCTCCGACATCGGCCCGTACGTCCTCTCCCACTACCTGGGCGGCCCTGGCGTGACGACGGCGGCGGAGAACCGCGTGGCGTGGCAATCCCTCAACGAGCGGGTCGGGTACATCTTCCTGGGGCGGATGGAGAAGTTCAGCTCCGATCCGGAGGCCGGCGTCGCGGCGGAAGTCGCGGCGGCGGGACAGGCCTTGGATGCCGCGTTGGCGGCGCTCTCCACCAAGCAAGCACTCATCATCGACGTGCGCTTCAATCCCGGTGGCTATGACGCCGTGGCCCTGGCCCTCGCGGGCCGCTTCACGGATGTCGAGCGGACCGGCTTCTACAAGAAGACGCGCACGCCGACGGGCTTCACCCCGCAGCGGGAGTTCCGCTTCGCTCCTTCGGGCGCTCAGCAGTTCACCCGGCCGGTCTACCTGCTCACCAGCGGCGTGACCGCCAGCGCCGCGGAGAACTTCACGATGGCCATGCGCGGCCTGCCGAACGTCACCGTGGTGGGGGAGCGCACGATGGGCGCGCTGTCCGATGTCCCCACCCGACACCTGCCCAACGGCTGGGAGTTCGGGCTCTCCGTCGAGCTGTACACCGCGCCGGATCATCAAATCTACGAGCGCGTGGGCATCCCGCCGAGCGTGGAGGTCCCCTTCGACGGCGCGGGCTTCGGACAGGGCACGGACCGCATCTTCCAGGCCGCCTTGGAGCGGGCGAACGCAGGCGGGTGACGCAGCCGCCATGACCCCACCGGACGGCACACTTGCCTTGCGAAGTGTGCCGTCCGA is part of the Myxococcaceae bacterium JPH2 genome and encodes:
- a CDS encoding sigma-70 family RNA polymerase sigma factor — translated: MRYPSRTVASLLHERMLQRDPVATTEVLRAFVDPIRKALEHHLSCSADDAYDATIDALMPYLATPERFDASRGTSLGAYLTQAAKKKVLDQWRKNTARGQRELKFAGVVELQARAPNEVMEHYVEASQAVKKLAPPRMPERDWALLRDVLLGESSTQEMAVVLRLHPGPELERRREVKRHRDRVMKRVVRLGREDRDDES
- a CDS encoding S41 family peptidase, translating into MSRYPVVLPLALLCFSLACGKDEPGGGEHPSPDETLEGTWRTDGYGLAVRFQGKHVEFFETTSASCLPWLSGDLVDGTLPEAGFHFRLADHRLLIEDPGTVHVTGQRAPLPEDCSKPVSQPNDPVLNFEIFWRTFAEQYALFDLYGVDWQARYAQFRPRVTATTTDVELFTLLSEMLTPLTDGHIRLVAGDEVFNPKSLPADFEEHFSDIGPYVLSHYLGGPGVTTAAENRVAWQSLNERVGYIFLGRMEKFSSDPEAGVAAEVAAAGQALDAALAALSTKQALIIDVRFNPGGYDAVALALAGRFTDVERTGFYKKTRTPTGFTPQREFRFAPSGAQQFTRPVYLLTSGVTASAAENFTMAMRGLPNVTVVGERTMGALSDVPTRHLPNGWEFGLSVELYTAPDHQIYERVGIPPSVEVPFDGAGFGQGTDRIFQAALERANAGG